The following are encoded in a window of Sminthopsis crassicaudata isolate SCR6 chromosome 3, ASM4859323v1, whole genome shotgun sequence genomic DNA:
- the TTLL4 gene encoding tubulin monoglutamylase TTLL4, whose product MASAGTEHYSLGLRRGNSFKQGGPPGTVPTPPAEKPSEGKTWYQAQQQVKPIWRLEKKHVGTLSSGQGPGALGITPQPAYFFYPNTLCNSGTTAVIAGHGNSPCHLHSLPDLFSSTLLYRRSNYRHKPYQQLESFCLRSNTSDKRPFTLSRRSLPIGLPAPKVITPAAGSTLPGTMASSATDPCLPLRAAGEHSSGKSMTPAISGKIPSSFSPSSYKPVLNNNSFLRPNSTKVPSQQASEGLKPVPPPKIPLPVSWHHSGGTGDCSPLHLDHRVSKSSGTVPDHTIAHTTTTPTLSTLTASSTSPPTRGASPNYVQNVSSSRAERPSWTLEVKDAPRAFSREIRLTEAVRKLTGRGLAKMGQGYRLERSCLMNPSFHWNLLNGNGRWQPPVVSPRFAREDSILETRPVPDGSDSMGLDSTVFCTKRISIHLLASHPTPPNNEPAGGSPTGDKAPALSVADMASRMSSIHLSQPARGQKEGKQQQQQQQQQPLPLPPQPQNSSVRSFSSNTDMFRGEAEDVEEELGDGLEDCCSQDEDEEEDEDSECSSVSGVSASESVAVISRNCMEVLAKPLANHEKVVRQPLIYSLFPNVPPTIYFGTRDERVEKLPWEQRKLLRWKMSTVTPNIVKQTIGRSHFKVSKKNDDWLGCWGHHMKSPSFKTIREHQKLNHFPGSFQIGRKDRLWRNLSRMQSRFGKKEFSFFPQSFILPQDAKLLRKAWESSSRQKWIVKPPASARGIGIQVIHKWSQLPKRRPLLVQRYLHKPYLISGSKFDLRIYVYVTSYDPLRIYLFTDGLVRFASCKYSSSMKSLSNKFIHLTNYSINKKNTEYQANTDENACQGHKWALKALWNYLSQKGINSDAIWEKIKDVVVKTIIASEPYVTSLLKMYVRRPYSCHELFGFDIMLDENLKPWVLEVNISPSLHSNSPLDISIKGQMIRDLLNLAGFVLPHAEDIGSSCGSSSSSTISLSSSTKEKSRLAPEYFTAEKMKKAYYLTQKLPDQDFYASVLDILTPDDVRVLVEMEDEFSRRGQFERVFPSRVSARYLRFFEQPRYFNILTTQWEQKYHSNKLKGVDLLRSWCYKGFHTGTISDSAPMWSLPRSHIVMKGDILLNAFCKTDLNKLGKTPHSTKENEDATHNSSPCPPVLPMLKYSGQAQRLPVSPTPPKANNNLVASVNP is encoded by the exons ATGGCCTCTGCAGGGACAGAGCACTATAGTCTTGGCCTCCGCCGGGGAAACAGCTTCAAGCAGGGTGGTCCCCCGGGCACAGTGCCGACCCCACCAGCCGAAAAACCCTCCGAGGGCAAAACCTGGTACCAGGCACAACAGCAGGTGAAGCCGATCTGGAGACTAGAGAAGAAGCACGTGGGTACCCTTTCATCAGGGCAGGGCCCAGGTGCCCTGGGGATCACTCCCCAGCCAGCTTACTTTTTTTATCCCAACACCCTTTGTAATTCTGGGACCACAGCTGTCATCGCAGGCCACGGCAACTCCCCCTGTCATCTGCACTCCCTCCCGGACCTTTTCAGCAGCACTTTGCTGTACCGGCGCTCCAACTACAGACATAAACCTTACCAGCAGCTTGAGTCTTTCTGTTTACGGTCAAACACATCGGACAAAAGACCATTTACTCTCTCCAGAAGGAGCCTCCCTATAGGTCTCCCTGCCCCTAAGGTCATCACCCCAGCGGCAGGTTCCACCCTTCCTGGGACTATGGCTTCCTCAGCCACAGACCCATGTCTCCCTCTGAGAGCTGCCGGGGAGCACTCTTCAGGGAAGAGCATGACCCCTGCCATCTCAGGGAagatcccttcctccttttccccctcttcctacAAGCCTGTGCTCAACAACAATTCCTTCCTGAGGCCAAATAGCACAAAAGTGCCTTCACAGCAGGCCTCAGAGGGCCTGAAGCCAGTTCCCCCCCCCAAGATCCCATTGCCTGTCTCTTGGCATCATTCAGGGGGCACTGGAGATTGTTCCCCCCTTCACCTTGACCACAGGGTCTCCAAGAGCAGTGGCACTGTCCCTGACCATACCATTGCCCATACCACCACCACTCCCACCCTTAGCACCCTCACTGCGTCCTCCACCAGCCCCCCCACCAGAGGTGCCTCTCCCAACTATGTCCAGAACGTCTCATCCTCAAGGGCAGAGCGGCCTTCTTGGACCTTAGAGGTTAAGGATGCTCCCCGAGCCTTTTCCAGGGAGATCCGATTGACTGAGGCTGTAAGAAAGTTGACAGGGAGGGGCCTTGCCAAGATGGGGCAAGGCTACCGACTTGAACGGTCCTGCCTCATGAACCCCAGCTTCCACTGGAATCTCCTTAATGGGAATGGGCGGTGGCAGCCCCCCGTGGTGAGTCCTCGGTTTGCTCGAGAGGATTCTATTTTGGAGACCAGACCAGTCCCCGACGGCTCTGACAGCATGGGGCTGGACAGCACCGTCTTCTGCACAAAGCGCATCAGCATTCACCTCCTTGCCTCACACCCCACCCCTCCCAACAACGAACCTGCTGGGGGGAGCCCCACTGGAGACAAAGCTCCAGCTCTCAGTGTGGCAGACATGGCCAGCCGGATGTCTTCCATTCATCTGAGTCAGCCAGCTAGAGGACAAAAAGAAGGcaagcaacagcagcagcagcagcaacagcagccaTTGCCATTGCCGCCGCAGCCACAGAACTCATCAGTTAGAAGCTTCAG TTCAAATACTGACATGTTCCGAGGTGAAGCTGAGGATGTGGAAGAGGAGCTGGGAGATGGTTTAGAAGACTGTTGTAGCCAagatgaggatgaggaggaggatg AGGATTCTGAGTGTTCTTCAGTCAGCGGTGTCTCAGCAAGTGAATCAGTTGCAGTGATCTCTCG GAACTGCATGGAAGTTCTGGCCAAACCCCTTGCCAACCATGAGAAAGTTGTCCGGCAACCCCTTATCTACAGCCTCTTTCCTAATGTACCCCCTACCATCTACTTTGGCACAAGGGATGAGAGAG TGGAGAAGCTACCCTGGGAACAGAGGAAACTGCTTCGTTGGAAAATGAGTACAGTGACTCCCAACATTGTCAAACAGACCATTGGACGCTCTCACTTCAAAGTCAGCAAGA AAAACGATGATTGGCTGGGCTGTTGGGGTCACCACATGAAATCTCCCAGTTTCAAAACAATTCGGGAGCATCAAAAG CTGAACCACTTCCCAGGCTCATTCCAGATTGGGCGGAAGGACCGACTATGGCGTAACCTGTCACGCATGCAGAGCCGCTTTGGAAAGAAGGAGTTTAGCTTCTTCCCCCAGTCATTCATCCTACCACAGGATGCCAAACTTCTTCGAAAAGCCTGGGAGAGTAGCAGCCGTCAGAAGTGGATTGTGAAGCCG CCAGCATCAGCCCGAGGCATTGGCATCCAGGTCATCCATAAATGGAGCCAACTACCTAAGAGAAGACCCCTTCTCGTGCAGAG ATATCTGCACAAACCCTACCTCATCAGCGGGAGCAAGTTTGACCTTCGTATCTACGTTTACGTCACCTCATATGATCCCCTTCGGATCTACCTCTTCACGGATGGACTCGTCCGCTTTGCTAGCTGCAA ATACTCCTCTTCCATGAAGAGCCTTAGCAACAAGTTCATCCATCTGACCAATTACAGCATCAATAAGAAGAACACCGAATACCAGGCCAACACTGATGAGAACGCTTGCCAGGGCCATAAGTG ggcacTGAAGGCCCTGTGGAACTATCTGAGCCAAAAAGGAATCAACAGTGATGCCATCTGGGAAAAGATTAAGGATGTTGTCGTCAAAACCATCATTGC GTCAGAGCCTTACGTAACCAGTTTGCTCAAGATGTATGTGCGCCGGCCCTACAGCTGCCATGAGCTCTTTGGTTTTGACATCATGCTAGATGAAAATCTGAAGCCCTGGGTCCTTGAAGTCAACATCTCTCCAAG CCTTCACTCCAACTCTCCACTAGACATCAGCATCAAGGGCCAGATGATCCGAGACCTCCTGAACCTGGCGGGCTTTGTTCTTCCCCACGCAGAGGACATCGGCTCCAGCTGTGGCAGCTCTAGCAGCTCCACCATCAG TCTTAGTAGCTCCACAAAGGAGAAGAGTAGGCTGGCTCCAGAGTACTTCACagcagagaaaatgaagaaagccTATTACCTGACCCAGAAACTGCCTGATCAG GATTTCTATGCGTCGGTGCTGGACATCCTGACGCCAGATGACGTTCGGGTCCTCGTTGAGATGGAGGATGAGTTCTCACGCCGGGGCCAGTTTGAGCGGGTCTTCCCGTCTCGAGTCTCTGCCCGCTATCTCCGTTTCTTCGAGCAGCCACGTTATTTTAATATCCTGACCACGCAGTGGGAACAGAAGTATCACAGCAACAAACTTAAAG